The following proteins are encoded in a genomic region of Sulfurospirillum arsenophilum NBRC 109478:
- the fliR gene encoding flagellar biosynthetic protein FliR, with the protein MESLVKLFGEQQVILCFLLFARISGLFAFFPFFSHANIPLTIKTSMTFFMVIFLFPLLPALHVTPTLLNLSLAIVGELLIGFVAGLFLTITLSILQMAGMQISFIMGFTMASVIDPQTSSSIPILSQLLSMIGLMVVLAFNGHHQMLLFIADSLSLLPLGSFYPQTNMLTYLLKAMTGMFVYGFILSFPVVAFSLLLDVVFGMLMKTMPQFNLLVIGFPIKITVSFVVLIATLSSIMLLFKKEFIEAMNHLTILFVR; encoded by the coding sequence GTGGAATCACTTGTAAAACTTTTTGGTGAACAACAGGTGATACTCTGTTTCTTGCTATTTGCAAGAATCAGTGGGCTTTTTGCTTTTTTTCCTTTTTTTTCGCACGCAAATATTCCATTAACCATTAAAACTTCGATGACTTTTTTTATGGTTATTTTTTTATTTCCTCTTTTGCCAGCTTTACATGTAACGCCAACTTTACTCAATCTTTCACTCGCAATCGTTGGGGAATTACTGATAGGTTTTGTTGCAGGACTTTTTTTAACCATTACCCTTTCTATTTTGCAAATGGCTGGAATGCAAATTTCCTTTATCATGGGTTTTACCATGGCAAGTGTCATTGATCCCCAAACGAGCTCTTCTATTCCTATATTGTCACAATTGCTTTCAATGATAGGTCTGATGGTTGTTTTAGCATTTAATGGACATCATCAAATGCTTCTGTTTATCGCAGATTCACTGAGCCTTTTGCCACTGGGGAGTTTTTATCCTCAGACTAACATGTTGACTTATTTGCTTAAAGCGATGACTGGAATGTTTGTCTATGGCTTTATCCTTTCCTTTCCCGTAGTTGCCTTTTCTCTACTTTTAGATGTTGTTTTTGGAATGTTGATGAAAACAATGCCACAATTTAATCTTTTGGTGATTGGTTTTCCTATTAAAATTACGGTTTCTTTTGTGGTGCTTATTGCGACACTTAGCTCTATTATGCTGTTATTTAAGAAAGAGTTTATCGAAGCGATGAATCATTTGACTATTCTTTTTGTGCGTTAA
- a CDS encoding Tgt2/MlaC family protein, giving the protein MKRILALVFLTFLCSHSLVAIEEHDISTYMQNNIDLATTILRDKKLQKPERSEKLFVIFDSIFDYTLMSQLAIGGKQWASLSSSKQTEFTKLFEQKLKISYMEKLDLYTDEKIVIKNLEKIKDARIHLTTHLMKNSEVYEIIYKFYRDKNNSWMIYDVDVLGVSIIQAYRTQFADILAKEPFEKLLEKLRQPDEPTQKKQ; this is encoded by the coding sequence ATGAAACGAATTCTTGCCTTAGTGTTCTTAACATTCTTATGTTCACATTCTCTCGTAGCCATAGAAGAACATGATATCTCGACTTATATGCAAAACAATATTGATCTTGCAACCACTATTTTGCGTGATAAAAAACTTCAAAAACCTGAAAGATCAGAGAAACTTTTTGTGATTTTTGATTCTATCTTTGATTATACTTTGATGTCACAACTTGCCATTGGAGGGAAACAGTGGGCATCACTTTCATCTTCTAAGCAAACTGAATTCACCAAACTCTTTGAGCAAAAGCTCAAAATATCGTATATGGAAAAACTCGATCTTTATACGGATGAGAAGATTGTTATTAAAAATTTGGAAAAAATAAAAGATGCACGTATTCACTTGACCACTCACCTGATGAAAAACAGTGAAGTGTATGAGATCATTTATAAATTTTACAGAGATAAAAATAATAGCTGGATGATTTATGATGTTGATGTTTTAGGAGTAAGTATTATTCAAGCGTATCGTACGCAATTTGCAGATATTTTGGCAAAAGAGCCTTTTGAAAAACTTCTTGAAAAACTCAGACAACCAGATGAACCAACACAAAAGAAACAGTGA
- the tsf gene encoding translation elongation factor Ts: protein MAEITAALVKELRESTGAGMMDCKKALVDTDGDFEAAKDLLREKGLGKAAKKADRLASEGLVNVYVDASLKTATVSEINAETDFVAKNEGFINLTKDTTSHIQTSNVASVEDLMKTTINGTIFEEYFATKVATIGENLVVRRFASLKAGANGVVNGYVHSNGRVGVLIAASCDSEKTAAAAGEFIRNLCMHAAAMKPSFLSYTELDAEFVEKETIGIKADIEKENEELKRLQKPLKRMPLFVSRVQLTDAVLENARKEMEAELKAQGKPEQIWDKIIPGQIDRFIADNTQLDQQYTLLSQFYVMDDKKTVAQVVEEKAKELGGKIELVGYVRFELGEGLEKKACDFASEVAEQLK from the coding sequence ATGGCTGAGATTACCGCTGCTTTAGTAAAAGAATTACGTGAGTCCACTGGGGCTGGTATGATGGATTGCAAAAAAGCACTTGTCGATACCGATGGTGATTTTGAAGCGGCAAAAGACCTTTTAAGAGAAAAAGGTCTTGGTAAAGCGGCTAAAAAAGCTGACAGACTTGCAAGTGAAGGTTTGGTCAATGTATACGTTGACGCAAGCTTGAAAACAGCGACTGTCAGTGAAATCAATGCTGAAACCGACTTCGTTGCAAAAAATGAAGGTTTTATTAATTTAACAAAAGATACAACTTCACATATTCAAACAAGCAATGTTGCAAGTGTTGAAGATTTGATGAAAACAACGATTAATGGTACTATTTTTGAAGAATATTTTGCTACAAAAGTTGCAACTATTGGTGAAAATCTTGTAGTTAGACGTTTTGCATCACTAAAAGCGGGAGCGAATGGTGTTGTAAACGGTTATGTTCACTCAAATGGCCGTGTTGGTGTTCTTATCGCAGCAAGCTGTGATAGTGAAAAAACTGCAGCAGCAGCAGGTGAATTTATCAGAAATCTTTGTATGCATGCAGCAGCGATGAAACCAAGTTTTCTAAGCTACACTGAGCTTGATGCTGAGTTTGTTGAAAAAGAGACGATTGGTATTAAAGCAGACATTGAAAAAGAGAATGAGGAGTTGAAAAGACTTCAAAAACCTCTTAAGCGTATGCCATTGTTTGTTTCTCGCGTACAATTAACAGATGCTGTTTTGGAAAACGCTAGAAAAGAGATGGAAGCAGAACTTAAAGCACAGGGTAAACCTGAGCAAATCTGGGATAAAATTATTCCTGGACAAATTGATCGCTTTATCGCTGACAATACACAGCTTGACCAACAGTACACACTTTTAAGTCAATTCTATGTTATGGATGATAAAAAAACCGTTGCACAAGTTGTTGAAGAAAAAGCAAAAGAGCTTGGTGGTAAAATTGAGCTTGTAGGCTATGTTCGTTTTGAACTTGGTGAAGGCTTAGAGAAAAAAGCATGTGACTTCGCTTCTGAAGTTGCTGAGCAACTTAAATAA
- a CDS encoding ABC transporter ATP-binding protein, which produces MSLLHAHNISHAFDYLLFENVNFELAPKESMAILGVSGSGKSTLLHICSTLLQPNHGEVILCDHNIYNDNDDARLKLRRYDVGIIFQSHYLFKGFFANENVELASFISDKQIDNGILERLGIADFMNYRVGDLSGGQQQRVSIARVLAKKPKIIFADEPTGNLDDKTAQEVMNVLFEYIEKENAALLLVTHNHQLAKQCTYVRHLHVDGLKEEA; this is translated from the coding sequence ATGTCTTTACTACACGCACACAATATCTCCCATGCCTTTGACTATCTTCTGTTTGAAAATGTCAATTTTGAATTAGCACCCAAAGAATCAATGGCGATTTTAGGCGTTAGTGGAAGTGGAAAATCAACACTTTTACATATCTGTTCAACACTGCTCCAACCCAATCATGGGGAAGTAATTTTGTGTGATCATAACATTTACAACGATAATGATGACGCAAGATTAAAACTAAGACGTTATGATGTCGGTATCATTTTTCAATCACACTACTTGTTTAAAGGCTTTTTTGCCAATGAAAATGTTGAACTTGCTTCTTTTATCAGTGATAAGCAAATTGATAATGGTATTTTAGAGCGTTTAGGTATTGCAGATTTTATGAACTACCGTGTGGGAGATCTCTCCGGTGGGCAGCAACAGCGCGTCTCCATTGCACGCGTTTTAGCTAAAAAACCTAAAATTATTTTTGCAGATGAGCCAACAGGTAACCTTGATGATAAAACAGCTCAAGAAGTGATGAATGTTTTATTTGAATACATCGAAAAAGAGAATGCAGCGCTTCTTTTAGTGACGCACAATCATCAGTTAGCCAAACAGTGTACTTATGTACGACATCTCCATGTGGATGGACTTAAAGAGGAAGCATAA
- the rpsB gene encoding 30S ribosomal protein S2, whose protein sequence is MVTMKDLLECGVHFGHQTRRWNPKMKKFIFGERKNIYIVDLQKTLRYFRYTYNVVKDAAAEGKTMLFVGTKKQASQAIKEYAEKCGMPYVNHRWLGGMLTNYQTIRQSIRKLDIIEKMEEDGQIDLLTKKEALMLRRKKEKLLDYLGGIRNMKNLPDMIFVIDTVKEKIAVQEARRLGITVVAPLDTNCDPDVVDLPIPGNDDAIRSIQLFCKEMCEAMTEGYEIRSKDAPAAEEASDISEDEKKELISEVVSEEEFAVEEGE, encoded by the coding sequence ATGGTAACCATGAAAGATCTATTAGAATGCGGTGTACACTTCGGACACCAAACAAGACGTTGGAATCCAAAGATGAAAAAGTTCATCTTCGGTGAGAGAAAAAACATCTATATCGTAGATTTACAAAAAACACTACGTTATTTTAGATATACGTACAATGTTGTTAAAGATGCAGCAGCAGAAGGCAAAACAATGCTTTTCGTTGGTACAAAAAAACAAGCAAGTCAAGCGATTAAAGAGTACGCAGAAAAATGCGGTATGCCATATGTTAACCACAGATGGTTAGGCGGAATGCTTACAAACTACCAAACAATCAGACAATCAATTCGTAAACTTGACATCATCGAGAAAATGGAAGAAGATGGACAAATTGACCTTCTTACTAAAAAAGAAGCGTTAATGCTTAGAAGAAAAAAAGAGAAACTTCTTGATTACCTTGGTGGTATCAGAAACATGAAAAACTTACCAGATATGATCTTCGTTATTGATACTGTAAAAGAGAAAATTGCGGTTCAAGAAGCAAGAAGACTTGGAATTACTGTTGTAGCTCCACTTGATACAAACTGTGATCCAGATGTTGTTGATCTTCCAATTCCAGGAAATGATGATGCGATTCGTTCAATTCAACTTTTCTGTAAAGAAATGTGTGAAGCGATGACTGAAGGTTATGAAATCCGCTCAAAAGACGCTCCAGCAGCTGAAGAAGCTTCTGACATTAGTGAAGATGAAAAAAAAGAATTAATTAGTGAAGTAGTGAGTGAAGAAGAATTTGCTGTAGAGGAAGGCGAATAA
- a CDS encoding Hpt domain-containing protein translates to MGVLAQLEVDFDIEIVGDFISHYAIMCENMEPLIIGLGRKERYPENIGDLFRIFHNMKSAAGFLKLDPIIKLAVLCEDIVEEARVLQGPASEEFIDWLLLVSDQFEKYRKDVENDAPFFTVLNPLIIKVPHTLEKE, encoded by the coding sequence ATGGGTGTTTTGGCACAATTGGAAGTTGATTTTGACATCGAAATTGTAGGAGACTTTATCTCTCACTATGCCATTATGTGTGAAAATATGGAGCCTCTGATTATTGGGCTCGGTAGAAAAGAGCGTTATCCTGAAAATATTGGAGATCTTTTTCGCATTTTTCACAATATGAAATCAGCCGCAGGATTTTTAAAACTCGATCCTATTATAAAATTGGCGGTATTGTGCGAAGATATTGTTGAAGAAGCACGTGTATTGCAAGGCCCTGCAAGCGAAGAGTTTATTGATTGGTTGCTTCTTGTAAGCGATCAGTTTGAAAAATACCGAAAAGATGTCGAAAATGACGCGCCATTTTTCACGGTTCTAAATCCCTTAATTATAAAAGTACCTCATACGTTGGAGAAAGAGTGA
- a CDS encoding MlaA family lipoprotein, protein MRLLLACLLSFSFLCASEYIGTTSYANDDFEAEFNAKDNGNLFDPLSGYNEIMTTFNDNFYEYLLRPTAQGYAYVMPQMARNGIANFFDNLFFPIRFVNNLLQLKFYNSWEETERFVLNSTMGILGFRDVAGEELGIKAHDEDLGQTLGYYGVGNGFHVVLPLFGPSNVRDIAGLAGDMWLNPINYVKARDANLLDSTEESLATTALYTVNKTSLHVKEYDNFKKDAIELYPFLRNFYETRRNKLISE, encoded by the coding sequence TTGCGTTTACTCTTAGCCTGTTTATTGAGCTTTTCGTTCCTTTGCGCAAGTGAATATATTGGAACGACCTCATATGCCAATGATGATTTTGAAGCGGAGTTTAATGCAAAAGACAATGGAAATCTTTTTGATCCACTCAGCGGTTATAACGAAATTATGACAACCTTTAACGATAATTTTTACGAATACCTTCTCAGGCCAACAGCACAAGGTTACGCTTATGTCATGCCTCAAATGGCACGCAATGGTATTGCTAACTTTTTTGATAATCTATTTTTTCCTATCCGTTTTGTAAACAACCTTTTGCAACTAAAATTTTACAATAGCTGGGAAGAAACTGAACGTTTTGTACTCAACTCAACCATGGGAATTTTAGGCTTTAGGGATGTAGCAGGCGAAGAATTGGGCATTAAAGCACATGATGAAGATTTAGGACAAACACTTGGGTATTATGGCGTTGGTAATGGTTTTCACGTTGTTCTTCCACTATTTGGTCCATCAAATGTCCGTGATATTGCTGGACTTGCTGGTGATATGTGGCTTAATCCAATCAATTACGTCAAAGCACGTGATGCAAATTTGCTGGATAGTACAGAAGAATCTCTTGCAACTACAGCACTGTATACCGTCAATAAAACCTCTTTACATGTAAAAGAGTACGATAACTTTAAAAAAGATGCCATCGAACTCTATCCTTTCTTGCGTAATTTTTACGAAACAAGAAGAAATAAACTCATAAGTGAATAA
- the trpA gene encoding tryptophan synthase subunit alpha, which yields MKQLVAYITAGFPDKNFSLDLVSALKESGVDKLELGIPFSDPVADGPIIEVANLHALQNGFKMETLFEISSIVAPQIDTYWMGYFNPFYHKGVETFAQKAVQFGVKGFIIPDLPHEEATPYVPLMDQYNLSLISFVAPTDSKERIAKVVKDAKGFIYLVAYAGITGAHASEDLTKTIQAIKEKSNTPLFVGFGVNEKTAKERARGVDGVIVGSAFVEVLLNENLSATEKIATIAQKAKIIKEKINA from the coding sequence GTGAAGCAATTAGTTGCCTATATTACGGCGGGTTTTCCCGATAAAAATTTTTCATTAGATTTAGTCTCTGCCCTCAAAGAGTCAGGTGTGGACAAGCTAGAGCTGGGTATTCCTTTCTCAGACCCAGTTGCCGATGGCCCTATCATTGAGGTTGCTAACTTACATGCACTACAGAATGGTTTTAAGATGGAGACACTTTTTGAAATCTCCTCAATAGTCGCTCCTCAAATTGATACCTATTGGATGGGTTATTTTAATCCTTTTTATCACAAAGGTGTCGAAACATTTGCACAAAAAGCAGTACAATTTGGTGTGAAAGGGTTTATTATTCCTGACCTTCCGCATGAAGAAGCGACTCCTTATGTTCCTTTAATGGATCAGTACAACCTTTCGCTTATCAGTTTTGTAGCACCAACGGATAGTAAAGAGCGTATAGCCAAAGTGGTTAAAGATGCCAAAGGATTTATCTATTTAGTAGCGTATGCAGGTATTACGGGAGCACATGCGAGTGAAGATCTAACGAAAACTATTCAAGCGATTAAAGAGAAGAGTAACACACCTTTGTTTGTAGGTTTTGGGGTGAATGAAAAAACAGCAAAAGAGCGTGCTCGTGGCGTTGATGGTGTTATTGTGGGAAGTGCTTTTGTGGAAGTCTTGCTCAATGAAAATTTAAGTGCAACGGAGAAAATCGCAACCATTGCACAAAAAGCAAAAATTATTAAAGAAAAAATTAACGCATAA